A window from Frischella perrara encodes these proteins:
- a CDS encoding methylated-DNA--[protein]-cysteine S-methyltransferase: MFYTTQFPSPVGLITLASHREKLVGLWIENQKYFGDTVSNKLIEKANLPIFNQTKKWLDEYFDGHHPNIKQLELAPIGSSFRQMVWQILIQIPYGQLTTYKDIAKQVAQILNKPHMSAQAIGGAVGHNPISIIIPCHRVIGSNGSLTGYAGGIDKKVQLLTLEGINLTELAIPKTATTS, from the coding sequence ATGTTTTATACTACGCAGTTTCCATCACCAGTAGGATTAATTACCTTAGCTTCTCATCGAGAGAAGTTGGTTGGTTTATGGATCGAAAATCAAAAATATTTTGGTGATACTGTATCAAATAAGTTAATTGAAAAAGCAAATCTACCTATTTTTAATCAAACAAAGAAATGGCTAGATGAATATTTTGATGGCCATCATCCTAATATCAAACAGCTAGAATTGGCACCAATTGGAAGTAGTTTTCGGCAAATGGTTTGGCAGATACTAATCCAAATTCCTTATGGACAGTTAACAACCTATAAAGATATTGCCAAACAAGTGGCACAAATTTTAAACAAACCGCATATGTCTGCACAAGCCATCGGTGGTGCTGTTGGGCATAATCCCATTTCTATCATTATTCCTTGCCATAGAGTAATAGGAAGCAATGGGAGTTTAACTGGTTATGCGGGTGGTATTGATAAAAAAGTTCAATTATTAACCTTGGAAGGAATAAATCTAACGGAGTTAGCCATACCCAAAACTGCTACAACTTCGTAA
- a CDS encoding heme ABC transporter ATP-binding protein, whose amino-acid sequence MLIANNLVFQCGQRTLINDVCLNIHAGEIVIIIGPNGAGKSTLLRLLTGYQAPSSGECLLLNQPLLQWENRDLAKIRTVMRQHSQLSFPFKVKEVVAMGRAPYGKANLKQAIMQVMQQTDCLSLAERDYRSLSGGEQQRVQLARVLAQLWQVNKTEKLLFLDEPTSALDLYHQQHTLRLLKKLAVEQRLAVCCVLHDLNLAALYADRVLLLSEGKIVLQGTPEEVITAENIHHWYGVELGVHAHPNYAETPQIYMNR is encoded by the coding sequence ATGTTGATTGCAAATAATCTCGTCTTTCAGTGTGGTCAGCGCACTTTAATTAATGATGTTTGCTTAAATATTCATGCTGGTGAAATCGTTATAATAATTGGTCCTAATGGAGCAGGTAAATCTACATTATTACGTTTATTAACGGGATATCAAGCGCCTTCCAGTGGCGAATGTTTATTACTTAATCAACCTTTATTGCAATGGGAAAATCGTGATCTGGCTAAAATACGAACTGTAATGCGTCAGCATAGTCAATTATCTTTCCCATTTAAAGTAAAAGAAGTTGTTGCAATGGGACGGGCACCTTATGGCAAGGCGAATCTTAAGCAAGCAATCATGCAAGTAATGCAACAAACTGACTGTTTATCACTAGCAGAACGTGATTACCGTAGTCTTTCGGGGGGTGAACAACAACGCGTACAATTAGCTCGTGTGTTAGCACAATTATGGCAAGTAAACAAAACAGAAAAATTACTGTTCTTAGATGAACCGACGTCAGCCTTAGATTTATATCATCAGCAACATACTTTACGCTTATTAAAAAAACTAGCTGTTGAGCAGCGCTTGGCTGTATGTTGTGTACTGCATGATCTTAATTTAGCAGCGTTATATGCTGATCGCGTTTTATTACTTAGTGAGGGTAAAATTGTATTACAAGGAACCCCTGAGGAGGTTATTACTGCCGAGAACATTCATCATTGGTATGGTGTTGAATTAGGTGTTCATGCGCATCCCAATTACGCTGAGACACCACAAATTTACATGAATCGTTAG
- the mdcC gene encoding malonate decarboxylase acyl carrier protein, whose translation MEKIELSFPATEKFRFKALAGVVGSGDLEALFIPHQENVLKVTIKTSVDGSKLRWQNLFNRYAALHLLPMGTLDINDFAATPGVAKLRIEQVFEDAKDGKK comes from the coding sequence ATGGAAAAAATTGAACTCAGTTTTCCGGCAACGGAGAAATTCAGATTTAAAGCCTTGGCTGGTGTTGTAGGATCAGGTGATCTTGAAGCATTATTCATTCCGCATCAAGAAAATGTATTGAAAGTGACAATCAAAACATCAGTGGATGGCAGTAAATTACGTTGGCAAAATTTATTTAATCGATATGCTGCCCTTCATTTATTACCAATGGGAACTCTAGATATTAACGATTTTGCTGCTACTCCAGGCGTTGCGAAACTACGAATTGAACAAGTTTTTGAGGATGCTAAAGATGGCAAAAAATGA
- a CDS encoding malonate decarboxylase holo-ACP synthase, with the protein MVVCPHDLVWFDALTAIEIEDELPEWFYQYWQIDLPVVVRRDYCQKGLIPVGIRGRLRSQRLAIKIKSANIIRIVTPESLVASQAIEQLPNHFQKAIMILQENSLPWQWGIVGSCGYQLATGKSVLTKNSDLDLILRCPKKENHEKFVELARLLDHLPCTVDVQVQTNIGGFVFKEWMRDRRVLLRTNQGPLMTENPWFIEESCYENLI; encoded by the coding sequence ATGGTTGTTTGTCCTCATGATCTAGTCTGGTTTGATGCCTTAACGGCAATAGAGATTGAGGATGAACTACCGGAATGGTTTTACCAATATTGGCAAATTGATTTACCCGTGGTGGTGCGACGTGATTATTGCCAAAAAGGTTTAATTCCAGTTGGTATTCGTGGACGATTACGTTCTCAACGTTTAGCGATCAAAATAAAATCGGCAAATATTATTAGAATTGTAACTCCGGAGAGTTTAGTGGCAAGTCAAGCCATTGAACAATTACCCAATCATTTTCAAAAAGCCATTATGATTTTGCAAGAAAATTCTTTACCTTGGCAATGGGGCATTGTGGGTAGTTGTGGTTATCAACTAGCTACGGGTAAGTCAGTATTAACGAAAAATAGTGATCTTGATTTAATCTTACGCTGTCCTAAGAAAGAAAATCATGAAAAATTTGTTGAATTGGCTCGTTTACTTGATCATTTACCATGTACGGTAGATGTTCAGGTACAAACAAATATAGGTGGTTTTGTATTTAAAGAATGGATGCGAGATCGTAGGGTTTTATTAAGAACAAACCAAGGCCCATTAATGACAGAAAACCCTTGGTTTATAGAGGAAAGCTGCTATGAAAATCTTATTTAG
- the mdcH gene encoding malonate decarboxylase subunit epsilon, which yields MKILFSFPGQGAQYTNMLHQLPKSEVTQQVLNLASDVLQEDILNLDSETALKNTRSVQLCILITGVIYANLLQQQGVEADYVSGLSIGAFPAAVFSGALDLSDAIKIVSLRGELMQHAYPQGYGLTSIQGLLEQQVCLIVEQVNSDQYPVYIANFNDEQQFVIAGSDQAMLKVAQLAKKMGARKVVKLAISVPSHCPLLTKTAHQLAQAMDNISIKIPRISYLSANNARIINQVEKLRDDLAYNMARSVYWHETMTAAYERGVRIAIEMPPGAVLTGLTKKVMDQGEVIALNQVGIIHAVQLVKILT from the coding sequence ATGAAAATCTTATTTAGTTTTCCTGGGCAAGGTGCTCAGTATACTAATATGTTACATCAATTACCCAAAAGCGAAGTAACTCAACAAGTGTTAAATTTAGCTAGTGATGTATTACAGGAAGATATACTCAATTTAGATTCTGAAACAGCCTTAAAAAATACTCGATCCGTTCAATTGTGTATTTTAATCACAGGAGTAATTTACGCTAATTTACTACAGCAACAAGGCGTTGAAGCTGATTATGTCAGTGGCTTATCCATCGGTGCTTTTCCGGCAGCAGTATTTTCAGGTGCACTTGATTTATCTGATGCAATCAAAATTGTTTCATTACGTGGTGAATTGATGCAGCACGCTTATCCACAAGGGTATGGGCTGACTTCGATACAAGGTTTATTAGAACAACAAGTTTGTTTGATTGTTGAGCAAGTTAATAGTGATCAGTATCCGGTATATATTGCTAACTTTAATGATGAGCAACAATTTGTTATTGCCGGTAGCGATCAAGCTATGTTAAAAGTTGCACAGCTTGCTAAAAAAATGGGTGCAAGAAAAGTCGTCAAACTTGCCATTAGTGTTCCATCTCACTGTCCTTTATTGACTAAAACAGCTCATCAATTAGCTCAAGCAATGGATAATATATCTATCAAGATTCCCCGAATTAGCTATTTAAGTGCCAATAATGCACGTATTATCAACCAAGTAGAAAAACTACGTGATGATTTGGCTTATAACATGGCAAGAAGCGTTTACTGGCATGAAACTATGACTGCTGCCTATGAAAGAGGTGTTAGAATTGCTATTGAAATGCCACCTGGTGCGGTGTTAACTGGATTAACTAAAAAAGTTATGGATCAAGGTGAAGTTATTGCCTTGAATCAAGTTGGTATCATTCATGCAGTACAGTTAGTTAAAATATTAACATAA
- a CDS encoding AEC family transporter — protein sequence MTYIIIKALSPIFIIMLLGFYAGKRSLVDNKNVTLLNVFVMDFALPAALFTATVQTAWQGIIQQWHLVLVIVIAMWITFFVFYYLSTKVFKKTAQDSAVLTLTVALPNYAALGLPILSSVVGENSATSLSVAICIACGSVFLTPLCLLILEREKVRTNGGKHNSTLQMLPILVWRSVTKPIVLCPLLGVVLSALNIKMPDIVLLSIKPLGLAATASALFLTGLILSARKLTLNRTVIVACITKLFIQPFIAWGIILILGLHGTIAVTSILVTAFAAGFFGVVFGNRFGVQSPDAEASLLLTSVLNIISLPLFITLTSHL from the coding sequence ATGACATACATTATCATTAAGGCGTTATCACCTATCTTTATCATCATGCTGTTAGGTTTTTATGCAGGAAAGCGAAGTTTGGTTGATAACAAAAATGTTACATTATTAAATGTATTTGTGATGGATTTTGCATTACCGGCGGCACTATTTACTGCAACGGTACAAACAGCATGGCAGGGTATTATTCAACAATGGCATCTGGTACTTGTTATTGTGATTGCAATGTGGATTACTTTTTTTGTTTTTTATTATTTATCTACTAAAGTCTTCAAAAAAACCGCTCAAGATTCGGCAGTATTAACGCTTACCGTTGCTTTACCTAATTATGCGGCATTAGGTTTACCCATTTTGAGTAGTGTTGTCGGAGAAAATTCCGCGACATCATTGTCGGTAGCTATCTGTATTGCTTGTGGTTCGGTTTTCCTTACTCCATTATGCTTATTGATTTTAGAACGAGAAAAAGTACGAACAAACGGCGGTAAACATAATTCCACACTGCAAATGTTACCGATATTAGTTTGGCGTTCAGTAACAAAACCAATTGTTCTTTGTCCATTATTAGGTGTTGTTTTATCGGCTTTGAATATTAAAATGCCCGATATTGTTTTACTCTCAATTAAACCTTTAGGCTTAGCTGCGACGGCATCAGCTTTATTTTTAACAGGATTGATTCTTTCCGCTCGTAAATTAACATTAAACCGTACGGTAATTGTAGCTTGTATTACTAAATTATTCATACAACCTTTCATTGCTTGGGGAATCATACTGATATTAGGATTACATGGCACTATTGCAGTCACATCTATATTAGTGACCGCTTTTGCTGCTGGTTTCTTTGGTGTCGTGTTTGGCAACCGATTTGGGGTGCAATCTCCTGATGCAGAGGCATCATTATTATTGACGTCAGTCCTAAATATTATTTCTTTACCATTGTTTATTACATTAACGTCTCACCTTTAA
- the mdcA gene encoding malonate decarboxylase subunit alpha encodes MLANQRSNRLWNTRLIEKKRRIDAIKGLANGKVLAQENFIQALEQLIVSGDKVVLEGNNQKQADFLARMLCRVDPDKVNNLHMLMPSIGLPEHLDIFEKGIAKKLDFSFSGTQSLRISQLLSDNILEIGAIHTYIELYARLFVDLIPNVALVAAYKADRNGNLYTGPSTEDTPSIVEATAFKNGIVIAQVNELVDNDSDLPRVDIPASWVDFVVVADKPFFIEPLFTRDPRLIKPIHVLMGMMAIKGIYAKHQVKSLNHGIGFNTAAIELLLPTYGEQLGLKGKICQHWALNPHPTLIPAIESGWVETVHCFGGELGMERYVAARPDVFFTGHDGSMRSNRTLCQLAGQYGVDMFVGSTLQVDGLGNSSTVTRGRLAGFGGAPNMGHDPHGRRHATKAWLDMMQTQNPVDHGHKLVVQMVETFQSGAKPTFVEQLDAVEVGKQSGMPIAPVMIYGDDITHVLTEEGIAYLYQATSLEERRAMVAAVAGITDIGLGVDSERVAQFRREGKVAFPQDLGIQPTQAERSLLAAKSIADLVDWSGGLYDPPAKFRSW; translated from the coding sequence ATGTTAGCAAATCAAAGATCCAATCGGTTATGGAATACTAGACTGATTGAGAAAAAAAGGCGCATTGATGCGATAAAAGGACTTGCTAATGGCAAAGTGCTAGCACAAGAGAATTTTATTCAGGCATTAGAGCAGCTAATAGTGTCCGGTGATAAAGTTGTTTTAGAAGGAAACAATCAAAAGCAAGCTGATTTTTTAGCTCGCATGCTGTGTCGAGTTGATCCGGATAAAGTTAATAATCTACATATGCTTATGCCTAGTATTGGTTTACCTGAACACTTAGATATCTTCGAAAAAGGGATTGCAAAAAAATTGGACTTTTCCTTTTCTGGTACGCAAAGTTTGCGAATATCTCAATTACTAAGTGATAATATTTTAGAGATTGGGGCGATTCATACCTATATTGAACTTTATGCCCGATTATTTGTTGATCTTATTCCTAACGTTGCCCTCGTCGCAGCTTATAAAGCTGATCGTAATGGTAATTTATATACCGGTCCAAGTACTGAAGATACTCCATCAATCGTTGAAGCCACAGCCTTTAAAAATGGTATAGTCATCGCTCAAGTTAATGAATTAGTCGATAATGACAGTGATTTACCACGGGTTGATATTCCAGCTTCATGGGTTGATTTTGTGGTTGTTGCTGATAAACCTTTCTTTATAGAACCTCTTTTTACCCGTGATCCACGATTAATTAAGCCAATACATGTTTTAATGGGAATGATGGCAATAAAAGGTATTTACGCCAAGCATCAAGTAAAATCGCTTAATCATGGTATTGGTTTTAATACTGCTGCTATTGAATTATTGTTACCAACCTATGGCGAACAATTAGGTTTAAAAGGGAAAATCTGCCAACATTGGGCATTAAATCCTCACCCTACATTAATTCCAGCCATTGAAAGTGGTTGGGTTGAAACAGTACATTGTTTTGGCGGTGAGTTAGGGATGGAAAGATATGTGGCAGCCCGTCCAGACGTCTTTTTCACAGGCCATGATGGCAGTATGCGTTCTAACCGAACTTTATGTCAACTAGCCGGTCAATATGGCGTAGATATGTTTGTTGGTTCTACTTTGCAAGTTGACGGTTTAGGTAATTCATCAACCGTCACTCGAGGCAGACTAGCCGGCTTTGGTGGTGCACCCAATATGGGACACGATCCACACGGGCGTCGCCACGCAACAAAAGCATGGCTTGATATGATGCAAACGCAAAATCCGGTTGATCATGGTCACAAATTAGTTGTTCAAATGGTCGAAACATTTCAATCTGGCGCTAAACCGACCTTTGTTGAACAATTAGATGCCGTTGAAGTGGGTAAACAATCTGGTATGCCGATCGCACCTGTAATGATTTATGGCGATGATATAACACATGTTTTGACCGAAGAAGGTATTGCTTATTTATATCAAGCCACTTCGTTGGAAGAACGTCGTGCTATGGTTGCGGCGGTTGCAGGAATAACAGATATCGGTTTAGGTGTGGATAGTGAGCGCGTAGCACAATTTCGTCGTGAAGGGAAAGTCGCATTTCCACAAGATCTCGGTATTCAACCCACTCAGGCTGAACGTTCTCTTTTAGCGGCAAAAAGCATTGCTGATTTAGTTGATTGGTCTGGTGGCTTATATGATCCTCCAGCAAAATTTAGAAGTTGGTAG
- a CDS encoding Ig-like domain-containing protein: MKSIILDRKTGVSQETSANNFDIGSSKIVILNITKNNILSITQNDNQLVVQLKSGNPIIINDFYSSQDDKNENKLVIDDPSEEELGYWWIEEPNSGLNWVQLDDLNPLMITNTSDGISPWVYAAGAGILAAGVLAGGGGGGGGGHHHKGQQIATPVVSSNNAEGITGTGTPGWEIVLTKPDNTTEVTTVDENGKWSFNQNGNPLAHGETGKIIARDPQNNDKVSKEVETVADCQPPEPPVVEMNNSNGISGTAEPNSTITITNSDGEVVGEAITDANGNWHIEPNPLADGEEGHFTATDKAGNISDVTDDIADVLAPNAPEVKQNNAQGISGKAEANSQVIVTNSKGEVVGDAMADDQGNWHIDYPNPLTDGETGHFTATDAAGNTSKVTDNIADTVVPEPPIVEQNNAQGISGKAEANSKVIVTNSKGEVVGEAIADENNNWHIDSPNPLADGETGHFTATDAAGNTSKVTDNIADTVVPEAPTVEQNNAQGISGKAEANSKVIVTNSKGEVVGEAIADENNNWHIDYPNPLVDGETGHFTATDAAGNTSKVTDNIADTVAPKAPEVKQNNAQGISGKAEANSKVIVTNSKGEVVGEAIADENNNWHIDSPNPLADGETGHFTATDAAGNTSKVTDNIADTVAPEAPTVEQNNAQGISGKAEANSKVIVTNSKGEVVGEAIADENNNWHIDSPNPLADGETGHFTATDAAGNTSKVTDNIADTVAPEAPTVEQNNAQGISGKAEANSKVIVTNSKGEVVGEAIADENNNWHIDSPNPLADGETGHFTATDAAGNTSKVTDNIADTVAPEAPDS, translated from the coding sequence ATGAAGAGTATTATTCTGGATAGAAAAACTGGTGTATCACAAGAAACATCAGCTAATAATTTTGACATTGGAAGTTCTAAAATTGTCATACTAAATATCACCAAAAATAATATCTTATCAATAACGCAAAATGATAATCAACTTGTTGTTCAGCTTAAATCCGGTAATCCTATAATTATCAATGATTTTTATAGTTCACAAGATGATAAAAATGAAAATAAATTAGTCATTGATGATCCCTCGGAGGAAGAATTAGGATACTGGTGGATTGAAGAGCCAAATAGCGGTTTAAATTGGGTACAACTTGATGATCTCAATCCATTAATGATTACAAATACATCTGATGGTATTTCTCCATGGGTTTATGCTGCGGGAGCGGGGATTTTAGCGGCAGGTGTGTTAGCTGGTGGTGGCGGAGGCGGTGGTGGTGGACATCACCATAAAGGACAGCAAATTGCTACCCCAGTTGTTTCTTCTAATAATGCCGAAGGTATAACAGGTACAGGGACGCCCGGTTGGGAAATTGTTTTAACTAAACCGGATAATACGACTGAAGTAACCACTGTTGATGAAAATGGTAAATGGTCTTTTAATCAAAATGGTAACCCATTAGCTCATGGCGAAACAGGGAAAATTATAGCCAGAGATCCACAAAATAATGATAAAGTCAGCAAAGAAGTAGAAACGGTTGCTGATTGTCAACCTCCAGAGCCCCCCGTTGTTGAAATGAATAATAGTAATGGAATCTCGGGGACGGCAGAGCCAAATTCTACCATTACTATAACAAACTCAGATGGCGAAGTGGTAGGCGAAGCAATAACAGATGCGAACGGTAATTGGCATATCGAACCTAATCCATTAGCCGATGGTGAAGAAGGTCATTTTACCGCGACTGATAAAGCCGGTAATATCAGTGACGTGACTGATGATATTGCGGATGTCTTGGCGCCTAACGCACCTGAAGTTAAGCAAAATAATGCACAAGGTATATCCGGTAAAGCGGAGGCCAACTCTCAAGTCATCGTTACTAACTCGAAGGGTGAAGTGGTTGGTGACGCTATGGCGGATGACCAAGGTAATTGGCATATTGATTATCCTAACCCATTAACCGATGGTGAAACCGGTCATTTTACTGCGACCGATGCGGCGGGTAATACCAGTAAGGTAACCGATAATATTGCTGATACCGTGGTACCTGAACCACCAATAGTTGAGCAAAATAATGCACAAGGTATATCCGGTAAAGCGGAGGCCAATTCTAAAGTCATCGTTACTAACTCGAAGGGTGAAGTAGTTGGTGAAGCTATAGCGGATGAGAATAATAATTGGCATATAGATTCTCCTAACCCGTTAGCTGATGGTGAAACCGGTCATTTTACTGCGACCGATGCGGCGGGTAATACCAGTAAGGTAACCGATAATATTGCTGATACCGTGGTACCTGAAGCACCAACAGTTGAGCAAAATAATGCACAAGGTATATCCGGTAAAGCGGAGGCCAATTCTAAAGTCATCGTTACTAACTCGAAGGGTGAAGTAGTTGGTGAAGCTATAGCGGATGAGAATAATAATTGGCATATAGATTATCCTAACCCGTTAGTTGATGGTGAAACCGGTCATTTTACTGCGACCGATGCGGCGGGTAATACCAGTAAGGTAACCGATAATATTGCTGATACCGTGGCACCTAAAGCACCAGAAGTTAAGCAAAATAATGCACAAGGTATATCCGGTAAAGCGGAGGCCAATTCTAAAGTCATCGTTACTAACTCGAAAGGTGAAGTGGTTGGCGAAGCTATAGCGGATGAGAATAATAATTGGCATATAGATTCTCCTAACCCGTTAGCTGATGGTGAAACCGGTCATTTTACTGCGACCGATGCGGCGGGTAATACCAGTAAGGTAACCGATAATATTGCTGATACCGTGGCACCTGAAGCACCAACAGTTGAGCAAAATAATGCACAAGGTATATCCGGTAAAGCGGAGGCCAATTCTAAAGTCATCGTTACTAACTCGAAAGGTGAAGTGGTTGGCGAAGCTATAGCGGATGAGAATAATAATTGGCATATAGATTCTCCTAACCCGTTAGCTGATGGAGAAACCGGTCATTTTACTGCGACCGATGCGGCGGGTAATACCAGTAAGGTAACCGATAATATTGCTGATACCGTGGCACCTGAAGCACCAACAGTTGAGCAAAATAATGCACAAGGTATATCCGGTAAAGCGGAGGCCAATTCTAAAGTCATCGTTACTAACTCGAAGGGTGAAGTAGTTGGTGAAGCTATAGCGGATGAGAATAATAATTGGCATATAGATTCTCCTAACCCGTTAGCTGATGGTGAAACCGGTCATTTTACTGCGACCGATGCGGCGGGTAATACCAGTAAGGTAACCGATAATATTGCTGATACCGTGGCACCTGAAGCACCAGACAGTTGA
- the mdcE gene encoding biotin-independent malonate decarboxylase subunit gamma: MSANILSRGDYWFSLLTKDAQIKEGQCHSVKVADGNIEGKRCRFIAVVPDANNKYPRSRHGEVGLLEGWTLAQIVQEVIDKDQSQSEKTAIIAIIDVPSQAYGRREEAFGIHQALAGAAGAYAKARLAGHPIIGLIVGKAMSGAFLAHGYQANRLIAFNDKEVLIHAMGKESAARITLRSVAALEQLAATIPPMAYDIANYNKLGLLYKLLDISDPDQATESDLKLVNNTLSDAINNTLASDVSLNSRLNGKDRHASVIVREKMRAQW; the protein is encoded by the coding sequence ATGAGTGCGAATATATTAAGTCGGGGTGATTATTGGTTCTCCTTATTAACAAAAGATGCTCAAATAAAAGAGGGTCAATGTCATTCGGTTAAAGTTGCAGATGGTAATATTGAAGGAAAACGCTGCCGTTTTATTGCGGTAGTACCAGATGCTAATAATAAATATCCTCGTTCTCGGCATGGGGAAGTCGGATTATTAGAAGGGTGGACATTAGCACAGATCGTGCAGGAAGTAATTGATAAAGATCAATCACAATCTGAAAAAACAGCGATTATTGCTATCATTGATGTCCCAAGCCAAGCCTATGGGCGTAGGGAAGAAGCTTTCGGTATACACCAAGCATTGGCCGGTGCAGCTGGAGCATATGCCAAAGCGCGTCTTGCTGGTCACCCTATTATAGGATTAATTGTTGGTAAGGCTATGTCAGGTGCATTTCTAGCCCATGGCTATCAAGCTAATCGGCTAATTGCTTTTAATGATAAAGAAGTACTTATTCATGCGATGGGGAAAGAATCGGCAGCACGAATTACATTGCGCTCGGTTGCTGCTTTAGAACAACTAGCCGCAACCATTCCACCAATGGCATATGATATAGCCAATTACAACAAACTAGGGTTACTGTATAAATTGCTTGATATCAGCGATCCAGATCAAGCCACTGAAAGTGATTTAAAACTAGTTAACAATACACTATCTGACGCAATTAATAATACATTAGCAAGTGACGTAAGTTTAAACAGTCGATTAAATGGAAAAGATCGGCATGCATCAGTAATTGTCCGTGAAAAAATGCGCGCTCAATGGTAA
- a CDS encoding biotin-independent malonate decarboxylase subunit beta, which yields MAKNDMSFIELGARERARQILDQGSFRELLDPFDKITSPWLEPQGIVPEFDDGMIIAKGMINGKPTVVMAIEGVFQGGSMGEVSGAKMASALELAAEDNRKGIATQAIMLFETGGVRLQEANLGLAAIADIHSAIVDLRRYIPVIGIIAGTVGCFGGMSIAAGLCSYLIVTREARLGLNGPQVIEQEAGIDEYNSRNRPFIWSMTGGEVRKKNGFADIIVNDSVIEIKNAIKQCIDKGLPKRLRSDNYAYYLDKLNKVDTTKQADATMVESLFGEGGTK from the coding sequence ATGGCAAAAAATGATATGAGTTTTATTGAACTTGGTGCCCGTGAACGAGCTCGTCAGATATTAGATCAAGGTAGTTTTCGCGAATTGTTAGATCCTTTTGATAAAATTACTTCACCTTGGTTAGAGCCACAAGGCATTGTCCCAGAATTTGATGATGGAATGATCATTGCTAAAGGTATGATCAATGGTAAACCTACGGTTGTAATGGCGATTGAAGGCGTGTTTCAGGGTGGAAGTATGGGAGAAGTCTCTGGAGCTAAAATGGCATCAGCACTTGAATTAGCAGCAGAAGATAATCGTAAAGGTATTGCTACTCAGGCAATTATGTTATTTGAAACAGGTGGCGTCAGATTACAAGAGGCTAATTTGGGCTTAGCAGCAATTGCCGATATTCATTCGGCAATTGTAGATTTACGTCGTTATATACCTGTAATTGGCATTATTGCGGGAACAGTGGGTTGTTTTGGTGGAATGTCTATTGCTGCTGGATTATGCAGTTATTTAATTGTGACACGAGAAGCTAGATTAGGTCTTAATGGTCCACAAGTTATTGAGCAAGAAGCTGGAATTGATGAATACAACTCTCGTAATCGTCCCTTTATTTGGAGTATGACGGGTGGTGAAGTACGAAAGAAAAACGGTTTTGCTGACATCATTGTTAATGATTCAGTCATTGAAATAAAAAATGCAATTAAGCAATGTATAGATAAGGGACTTCCTAAGCGATTACGATCGGATAACTATGCTTATTATCTTGATAAACTAAACAAAGTTGATACTACTAAGCAAGCTGATGCTACTATGGTTGAAAGTCTATTCGGTGAAGGGGGAACAAAATGA